Proteins from a genomic interval of Papaver somniferum cultivar HN1 chromosome 4, ASM357369v1, whole genome shotgun sequence:
- the LOC113273416 gene encoding uncharacterized protein LOC113273416: MLKEKQKAEASKTQLDAERQKNNTGVHDQISNTSYQQDIGMPVIPSSFGVFFLTSRKKPVAVAYVHTKVLIDDDYDCMLQGIIEPNVILCDRDDIVLQDVPIGTFIRCPRAYVTPIVELSS, encoded by the exons ATGCTGAAAGAGAAGCAGAAAGCCGAAGCTTCGAAAACACAGTTGGATGCTGAAAGACAGAAAAACAACACTGGAGTACATGATCAGATCTCTAATACCTCTTACCAGCAG GATATTGGCATGCCAGTGATACCCTCGTCGTTTGGTGTTTTCTTTTTGACCTCAAGGAAAAAGCCGGTTGCAGTTGCATATGTCCATACTAAGGTGCTGATTGATGACGATTACGACTGCATGCTTCAAGGAATCATTGAGCCAAATGTAATTTTGTGCGACAGAGATGATATTGTACTTCAGGATGTTCCTATTGGTACTTTTATTAGGTGCCCAAGGGCCTATGTGACTCCCATAGTAGAGCTATCAAGTTAG
- the LOC113274500 gene encoding putative invertase inhibitor, translated as MLHTITVVLNNRFSPYGLVNGDLIGDICKKASTSDPQLKYDFYVASLSENPASKDADILRLGEISLQTCQQNATSMDCLLVKLVFTEGKGKQDPKPYYPLKSCLGMYGGAIGFTNSAVYHFKIKDYNTTDTMLSAALVAPTECENRYKDSGLACPFTKENGVFFQLIRISLAIIHMVK; from the exons ATGTTACATACAATAACCGTGGTACTTAATAATAGATTCT CCCCTTATGGACTAGTGAATGGAGATTTGATCGGTGATATCTGTAAGAAAGCATCAACAAGTGATCCCCAACTCAAGTATGATTTTTATGTTGCATCTCTTTCAGAAAATCCTGCAAGTAAAGATGCTGATATTTTGAGACTTGGAGAAATATCATTGCAGACATGTCAACAAAATGCAACATCCATGGATTGTTTACTTGTCAAACTCGTCTTCACAGAAGGAAAAGGAAAACAAGATCCGAAGCCATATTACCCTTTAAAAAGTTGTTTGGGGATGTATGGGGGTgctattggttttactaatagtGCTGTCTACCATTTTAAGATTAAAGATTATAACACAACTGATACAATGTTAAGTGCTGCATTAGTTGCTCCAACTGAATGTGAAAATAGGTATAAAGACTCTGGTTTGGCTTGTCCATTTACTAAAGAAAATGGTGTTTTCTTTCAGCTAATTAGAATCTCTCTTGCCATAATTCATATGGTTAAATAa